Proteins found in one Misgurnus anguillicaudatus chromosome 3, ASM2758022v2, whole genome shotgun sequence genomic segment:
- the agpat3 gene encoding 1-acyl-sn-glycerol-3-phosphate acyltransferase gamma: protein MGLLAWIKSLFILHLLIGFVFVVSGLIINFIQLCTCVLWPIDKQLYRRINTRLSYSLWSQLVMLLEWWSDTDCVLYTDQATVDKFGKEHVIIILNHNFEIDFLCGWTICERYGVLGSSKVLAKHELLKVPLIGWTWYFLEIVFCKRKWEEDRDTVFKGLNSLKDYPEYMWFLLYCEGTRFTEKKHQISMQVAESKGLPKLKYHLLPRTKGFTTTLHCLKGTVKAVYDVTLNFKDKQNPTLLGVLNGKKYTADLSVRRFPVEEIPDDEKECAQWLHKLYQEKDALQEYYEKEGCYPGTSIKPKRRLWTLLNFLLWATLLLSPLINFAWDVFVSGSPLLIIGFMIFLIVASVAVRRLIGVTEVNKTGSSYGNVEAKKEN, encoded by the exons ATGGGTTTGCTGGCGTGGATAAAGAGCCTGTTTATCCTACACCTCTTGattggttttgtgtttgtggtGAGCGGCCTCATCATCAACTTCATACAGCTCTGCACCTGCGTGCTATGGCCCATCGACAAACAACTCTACCGAAGGATCAACACCAGACTCTCTTACTCGCTATGGAGCC AGTTGGTGATGTTGCTGGAGTGGTGGTCTGACACAGACTGTGTGCTGTACACAGATCAGGCCACAGTTGATAAGTTCGGTAAGGAGCACGTGATCATCATTCTCAACCACAACTTTGAGATAGACTTCCTGTGTGGCTGGACCATTTGTGAAAGATACGGCGTGCTGGGG AGCTCTAAGGTTTTGGCTAAACATGAACTGCTGAAAGTGCCTCTGATTGGCTGGACGTGGTACTTCCTGGAAATTGTCTTTTGCAAGAGGAAGTGGGAGGAAGACAGGGACACTGTTTTCAAAGGGCTAAACAGTCTCAAAGATTACCCAGAATACATGTGG TTCCTGTTGTACTGTGAAGGAACGAGGTTTACAGAAAAGAAACATCAGATAAGCATGCAGGTTGCAGAGTCGAAAGGACTCCCCAAACTGAAATATCACCTGCTGCCCCGCACCAAAGGATTTACCACTACACTGCATTGCTTGAAGGGAACAG TGAAAGCTGTCTATGATGTTACACTGAACTTCAAAGACAAACAGAACCCAACCCTGCTGGGCGTTCTTAATGGGAAGAAATACACAGCAGACTTGAGCGTCAG ACGCTTTCCTGTGGAGGAGATCCCAGATGATGAAAAGGAGTGCGCTCAATGGTTACACAAGCTCTACCAAGAGAAG GATGCATTACAAGAATATTATGAGAAGGAGGGATGTTACCCAGGAACATCTATTAAACCCAAACGTCGACTTTGGACGCTGCTGAACTTCCTGTTGTGGGCGACGCTTCTGCTGTCTCCGCTTATTAATTTTGCTTGGGATGTGTTTGTGAGCGGCTCCCCCCTCCTCATCATCGGCTTCATGATCTTTCTCATTGTCG cttCTGTAGCAGTCCGTCGGCTCATCGGAGTGACTGAAGTAAACAAAACGGGCTCCAGCTACGGCAACGTGGAGGCTAAGAAAGAAAACTGA